The Candidatus Thermoplasmatota archaeon DNA segment TCATGCACAACATCCGAATGAGCATCATGGACCGCTACGGAGGGTGACCCAGGTTTATGCAACAAGCCAAGTTCATCTTTGCAGTACCGGCTGGGAGGGACATGACCGTTCGGATCACAGGAAGCAGCCTGGCTTTGAAGGTAGCCTTGTCTCCCCAATTCTCGAACCACTCCTTCGCAGCGACGAGGTGCTTCTCCCGGATGAGGATGTACTTCCCGTACCGGAGTATCAAAGGTCTTCCAGCATGGAATCCGAAGAAGCAGGCAGCTATCGAACCAATCCTGCAACCCAAGGATCCAGCGATGGTGACGCCGAGAAGACTCGTGCCACTATCCCCCTGGGCGACAAGGAATCCCGCGAAGGGCATGACGATCTCACTCGGGACGGGCATGCAGGCGCTCTCGAGCGCCATGAGGAACATGATGCCCAGGTACTGGTAGATGGAGATCCAATCTGGGATCAGGTTGGTTCCCCACTCGATGATACTCTTCGGGCAACAGTAGGAATGGGCATCGTGAAGAGCCTTGGGTTCAATCTGATCAGGCATCTGGCCCCAGAAGTCTATTTGTAGTGTCACCCTGATTCTCGCGGTGATGAGGCCAGCCAATATCCTGGAAAGCTACGCTGTCATGATGACTCTGGGGCTGGCGCTTGGCCTTCTCACAGGTGGGTTCCCATCGAACACCAAGGAGATCTCGATGGCGTCACTCGCAGTCCTCATGACGCTATCCCTGTCCACCGTCAAGCTGGGGGATGCTAGGGGCAGGGAGCACCTGGAACACGCCTCGAAGTCGCTGTTCCTGAACTACGTGCTGCTCACAGGAGTGATACTCACAATCGGCTTGTTCTTCTCCAGAGACTACTGGTGGGGTTGGGTGTTGATGGCAGCGTCTCCCTCTGCGATCTCAGTAGTCCCTTTCACAAGAGTCCTCGGGGGAAAGACCACCAAAGCCCTCTTCTCAACTTCGGCGAACTACGTCGCCGCCCTGATCCTGATGCCCGGTTTGACGCTCCTGATGATCGGTTCATCGGTCTCCACAATCAGCCTCGTCTACTCACTTCTGATCCTGATCTTGCTGCCGATGGTGGCCTCCAGGTTTGTCATGAAGCTCCGGATAGGCAAGCCTGCAAACACATCAATGATAAACATCTCCTTCGCAGTTCTGATATTCGCAGTCACGGGCGCCAACAGAGAGGCGTTCATAGGGGACCCGTGGATAGTGCTCGCAATCTCCGCTGGGTGCATCATCAGGACCTTCGGGACCGGAATGGGCACCGAGCTCCTGCTCAGGAAGATGAGGATCCCCAAGGAGGAAAGGGTCGGCTACGTCCTCTTCGCGAGCTACAAGAACCTTGGACTCACCGCCACCTTGGCCATCGCACTCTTCGAACCTATCGTGGCGGTCCCCGCAACGATATGCATCGTTTTCGAGGTACTGTGGGTGATATTCCTCATCCGGTACTACCCAGGAGTTAGGAGATAGACTTCCTGAAACCCGATAGGATTGATCTCACCCGGCTGTGGAGATATGCTACGTACTTTCTGAAATCGGAATCCGGTCTCAACTCTCTCCAAGTTCTGTACTGAACGAATATGATACCAGTACAAGCACCAGCGAACACGACAGTTTCCAAGGGTGTGGAGTACTTGACCACCTCAATCTGCAAGTAGTCCATGCCGAGATGGACGCTCCAGAACAGCAAAGGGACCATGAACCTCCAGCCGATGGCCAGTGGGGCGACGAAGAAGAATCCGACCGGATAGTGAAGCAATGATTTCCAAGTATGGCCGGAACCGTCGTCCCACGTCGGGCTCAGTATGGCCGCGTAACCGTTGTCCGAGATGTACCTCGGAGCTGCGAACAAGTGATCACCGTCTATGAAGACCCCGAAAAGCAGCGCAACGAACCATTCGTCCCTGTTCAGGTTCAGGACGAGACCTATCAGGAGGAAGACCGCGATGTGCGTGGTCGTTAGCGTCAGATCACCTTTGGGCGGCAGACTGGTCCCTGCGGCACTGCCAATACGTCCGTGCGTCTATCTCTCTGTTTCTGCCGTGATATGATGCACCGGCTCCTCTTCGAGCCGTTAATAACGGTCCAGATACTAGGCTTCCCCGTTATTAACGATGGCGAAGATTTTATTAACAATGCATTAGCTGAATGTGCGGGTTCAGATGGCACATATCCACCTGGAG contains these protein-coding regions:
- a CDS encoding DedA family protein yields the protein MPDQIEPKALHDAHSYCCPKSIIEWGTNLIPDWISIYQYLGIMFLMALESACMPVPSEIVMPFAGFLVAQGDSGTSLLGVTIAGSLGCRIGSIAACFFGFHAGRPLILRYGKYILIREKHLVAAKEWFENWGDKATFKARLLPVIRTVMSLPAGTAKMNLACCINLGHPP